The following are from one region of the Plasmodium cynomolgi strain B DNA, chromosome 1, whole genome shotgun sequence genome:
- a CDS encoding serine/threonine protein kinase (putative) translates to MIEATGKVEYSKSKTIPCDGSNDDDEEEASNYLPVKYEKTLDLEEGNETSNTLEGTEKKCQADELSGSPKGAKSKGAKGVKSGKSENNVNAANNVKGDAAIESPKTGTLDDGAMETVSVEGTPFTLIANVGMKKALHENAPANSNQAGKGGLSQNSDHLEEDRDNMCMVRMDTEVASNGNMYSRNNVSSTKYYDTIGGSGTGSSGDSRDNAESGYPKGFSSVQGKKGEDGCSPYGVDGDEMKYSVAEASKGALSEDAFAVDCSNMPTEEKEIFAKMIEQQTKNKNSINGGHKNGAKESEPFCMTTGNFSVPGKDNTDYTNAYVHGKENSSSEVASYNHADGSVCEKEGVPVPTSYSHSKDNQTAGTNYCIDGTVANGEGHCGGGHHPQDEDKCSTEDVVYMGMQTSGSKAQEYEAVSKDSPPYVQKEHLKTIACHHDIFNDIENVNDSTTECSSSVKDIPQLVANHPGVHSNRVSDKEGVSITSGHFTSYTDANSLEFKNSSAAKDGSHLEKEKELICDNLGYSPVVSNAANTDEGKEEGEKNAFADFGDEPNKGGMGHYLAAGHTNKSLCSPGASDSTLEKKCVVSEKKGQGGPISIHVSTPAGGLTNGTNVNSGSRNYNTSKRDALHGEARTPNEALYKKKNFYSGKEVDNMKKKNETTLRKSQLLEYSKNENEESLEDYFKSTIPDNLLRNIKYENPTNTFNDMVSNSAHYDLTSELRKNNPPSTYYGSGRSRDMGEKKSAEAMNNSGAAVPGMSLRSRGGVAAAAAAGVAAVTTAVGGRDAYHVQADKGVDAREDSQIARKQNNGSYNYMGNTNYNGGGYNGGGYNGGGYNGGGYNGSGYNGSGYKSYYNAEKDSGMVNRSTRVCNEPESNYASGKRYYLLPPKKCEGAKEQKNQMLMISKQKIKKIWNKFKSSASKEQNLIPTFENEHNLFPNMEVLHGPKMHAQGPPQMGTQMGGTQMNAQMSAQMNSQINAQINAQVTPQMQAQLGVPMHPQVPSPLHTQLPGQMHSEFYGVSGPFQTCSQGGGAGGVAVSGGPMMSPFKECISKPIRRGSNVIEKQIKAKCIFNWKLAQKSLLKMLHSAHNYHFNGVEYADWQLTCIPTLGFSKSSNRVQQMYKAVIPSNDANNKNEVKLFLKKVPIYIWIKQYNLMSEYDGEYVTDGENFVMEATSLAFLNEYHPGITPKLHRILYEPDGKQPNEHNIPPKSMFNSLTLFNDILTERLKCNISGNIVIVSEFFSEDILDFIDRRQKKLNMKINNNEKSYILYQCLKLLIRLHDAGLSHLDLTPENILISDSYEMRLCDLSKSTPIYTYNLRHIKDVNRLYLFESCEPTIAKGAYMPPECWKIYWKYDTMKIKNPLKDLKNITDQEKRKQFYFDVSSADKFMLGVFFFWIWTNGNLWKCSDPLQDEDFFYFVKCDMNFDKFELTRKWPSDLKNIIKQLLHVEHRKKLNLKDLSMHPWWSCKLQ, encoded by the exons ATGATTGAGGCAACGGGAAAGGTCGAGTATAGCAAGTCGAAGACGATTCCCTGTGATGGCAGcaatgatgatgatgaggaggaggctAGTAATTACCTGCCCGTGAAGTATGAAAAAACGCTGGACTTGGAAGAGGGGAATGAGACGAGTAACACCCTGGAGGGTACGGAAAAGAAGTGCCAAGCCGATGAGCTGAGCGGCTCCCCAAAGGGGGCCAAGTCGAAGGGTGCAAAGGGGGTGAAGAGCGGGAAGAGCGAAAATAACGTGAATGCCGCGAATAATGTGAAGGGCGACGCAGCGATAGAGTCCCCCAAAACAGGCACCCTTGATGACGGCGCCATGGAGACAGTCAGTGTAGAAGGCACCCCTTTTACTCTGATCGCCAACGTGGGTATGAAAAAAGCGTTGCATGAAAATGCCCCGGCAAATTCGAATCAAGCGGGAAAAGGAGGACTCTCCCAAAATTCGGACCACTTGGAGGAAGATAGAGACAACATGTGCATGGTGAGGATGGACACCGAGGTTGCATCGAATGGTAACATGTACAGCAGGAATAATGTCTCCAGTACGAAGTATTATGACACCATCGGGGGGAGCGGCACAGGTAGCAGCGGGGACAGCAGGGATAACGCAGAGAGCGGTTATCCCAAGGGATTCTCCTCCGttcagggaaaaaaaggcgaagatGGTTGTTCCCCCTACGGAGTTGACGGTGATGAGATGAAGTACAGCGTGGCAGAGGCGTCAAAAGGGGCCCTAAGCGAGGACGCATTTGCAGTGGATTGCAGCAACATGCCAAcagaggagaaggaaatatTCGCGAAAATGATAGAACAGCAGACGAAGAATAAGAATAGTATTAATGGTGGCcataaaaatggcgcaaaagAAAGCGAGCCATTCTGCATGACCACCGGAAATTTTTCCGTCCCGGGTAAGGACAACACGGATTATACCAATGCGTATGTGcatggaaaggaaaacagCAGCAGTGAAGTCGCGTCGTACAATCATGCCGATGGTAGTGTGTGTGAAAAGGAAGGCGTACCCGTACCCACCTCCTATTCGCATAGTAAGGACAACCAGACGGCAGGCACGAATTATTGCATTGATGGTACAGTCGCTAACGGGGAAGGGCACTGTGGAGGTGGCCATCATCCCCAGGATGAGGACAAGTGCAGCACGGAAGACGTAGTCTACATGGGAATGCAAACGAGTGGAAGTAAAGCACAGGAGTATGAAGCGGTTAGTAAAGACTCCCCCCCGTACGTACAGAAGGAACATTTAAAGACCATTGCATGTCATCATGACATTTTCAACGATAtagaaaatgtgaatgatAGCACCACAGAGTGTTCCTCGTCTGTGAAGGACATCCCCCAATTGGTTGCTAACCATCCGGGAGTCCATTCAAATAGGGTAAGCGACAAGGAAGGTGTCTCCATCACGTCGGGGCACTTTACTTCCTACACTGATGCTAACAGTTTGGAGTTTAAAAATTCTTCGGCAGCGAAAGATGGTTCCCatttggaaaaggaaaaagagttAATTTGTGACAACTTGGGTTACAGTCCTGTGGTGAGTAATGCCGCTAACACTGATGAAGggaaggaggagggagaaaaaaacgcgtTTGCTGATTTTGGCGATGAGCCGAACAAGGGTGGGATGGGTCACTACTTGGCAGCAGGTCATACTAATAAATCTCTTTGCTCGCCAGGCGCGAGTGACAGCACGCTGGAGAAGAAGTGTGTGGTGAGTGAGAAGAAGGGGCAGGGAGGCCCGATTAGCATCCATGTTAGCACTCCTGCTGGTGGTCTGACTAACGGTACCAATGTTAACAGCGGGAGTCGAAATTACAACACCAGCAAGAGGGACGCCCTCCACGGGGAAGCGCGCACCCCAAACGAGGCACTgtacaagaagaagaatttttaCTCTGGGAAGGAAGTAGAcaacatgaagaagaagaacgaaaCGACACTGAGAAAAAGCCAACTACTTGAGTAttccaaaaatgaaaatgaagaatctTTGGAGGATTATTTTAAGAGCACAATTCCGGATAACCTTTTGAGGAACATAAAGTATGAGAACCCAACGAATACGTTTAATGACATGGTTAGCAACAGTGCTCATTACGATTTGACTAGCGAATTGAGGAAGAACAATCCACCGAGCACGTATTATGGATCTGGGCGCAGTAGGGACatgggagagaagaaaagtGCAGAGGCGATGAACAACTCGGGAGCGGCTGTTCCGGGCATGAGTCTTagaagcagaggaggagTTGCGGCCGCAGCTGCAGCTGGAGTTGCGGCGGTGACGACAGCTGTTGGGGGGAGAGATGCATACCATGTGCAAGCAGACAAAGGAGTGGATGCCCGGGAAGATTCCCAGATAGCGCGCAAGCAGAACAACGGTAGTTACAACTACATGGGGAATACTAACTACAACGGGGGTGGTTACAATGGGGGTGGCTATAATGGGGGTGGCTACAACGGGGGTGGCTACAACGGGAGCGGCTACAACGGGAGCGGATACAAAAGTTACTACAATGCGGAGAAGGACTCCGGAATGGTAAACAGAAGCACGAGAGTGTGCAATGAACCGGAATCGAATTATGCGTCTGGGAAGAGGTACTACTTGTTGCCGcccaaaaaatgtgaaggcgCGAAGGAACAGAAGAACCAAATGCTAATGATTtcgaagcaaaaaattaagaaaatatgGAACAAGTTTAAGAGCAGCGCATCTAAAGAGCAGAACCTGATTCCGACGTTCGAGAATGAACACAATTTGTTCCCCAACATGGAGGTTCTGCACGGACCCAAGATGCACGCGCAGGGGCCTCCCCAGATGGGCACCCAAATGGGAGGCACACAAATGAACGCGCAGATGAGCGCGCAGATGAACTCGCAGATAAACGCGCAAATAAACGCGCAGGTGACGCCGCAGATGCAGGCCCAATTGGGTGTACCCATGCACCCGCAGGTGCCGTCTCCACTGCACACGCAACTGCCGGGACAGATGCACAGCGAATTCTACGGCGTGTCGGGTCCCTTCCAGACGTGCAGccaagggggaggagcaggGGGAGTCGCCGTGAGTGGAGGTCCTATGATGAGTCCTTTCAAGGAGTGCATAAGCAAGCCCATACGGCGAGGCAGCAATGTGATAGAGAAACAAATAAAGGCCAAATGTATCTTCAACTGGAAATTGGCCCAGAAGTCGCTTCTGAAAATGTTGCATAGTGCACATAACTACCATTTTAACGGAGTGGAATACGCAGATTGGCAATTGACCTGCATCCCGACTTTAGGTTTTTCCAAGTCTAGTAACCGAGTGCAGCAGATGTACAAAGCAGTGATCCCTTCAAACGATGCGAACAATAAGAATGAGGTGAAACTGTTCCTGAAGAAGGTCCCCATATACATATGGATCAAGCAATACAACTTAATGAGTGAATACGATGGAGAGTACGTAACAGATGGAGAGAACTTTGTGATGGAGGCCACTTCTTTAGCCTTCCTTAATGAGTATCACCCAGGAATAACACCCAAGTTGCATCGAATTTTGTACGAACCGGATGGGAAGCAACCAAATGAACACAACATCCCACCTAAGTCCATGTTCAACAGTCTAACCTTATTTAATGACATTCTAACGGAGAGATTAAAATGTAACATAAGTGGCAACATCGTTATTGTCTCCGAGTTCTTCAGTGAGGATATCCTAGATTTTATCGATCGAAGacagaagaaattaaatatgaaaattaataACAATGAGAAGAGTTACATTTTGTACCAATGTTTGAAATTACTAATAAGATTGCATGATGCAGGTTTATCTCACTTAGATTTGACTccagaaaatattttaatttcggACAGTTACGAGATGCGTTTGTGTGACTTGTCTAAGAGTACTccaatatatacatacaattTGAGACACATAAAGGATGTGAATCGGTTGTATTTATTTGAGTCGTGTGAACCTACCATTGCCAAGGGAGCTTATATGCCTCCCGAGTGTTGGAAGATATATTGGAAATATGACACGATGAAGATTAAGAACCCGTTGAAGGATTTAAAGAATATCACCGATCAGGAGAAACGGAAGCAGTTTTACTTTGACGTGTCTAGTGCGGATAAGTTTATGTTgggtgtcttttttttttggatatgGACCAATGGGAACTTGTGGAAATGCTCCGACCCTCTGCAGGACGAGGACTTCTTCTACTTTGTCAAGTGCGACATGAACTTTGACAAGTTCGAGTTGACTCGCAAGTGGCCGAGCGATTTGAAGAACATCATCAAG CAACTGCTACACGTGGAGCATAGGAAGAAGCTGAACCTGAAGGATCTGAGCATGCACCCCTGGTGGTCCTGCAAGTTGCAGTGA